From Spirochaetaceae bacterium, the proteins below share one genomic window:
- a CDS encoding aldo/keto reductase has product MLKRVQLGSGLTVSRLCLGTMNFGQPGQGSQGDWALDPDQARAIMGSAIDNGLFYFDCADVYGLGTCETVVGRLLRDLLQRDEYVLQTKVAMPMGQGANKGGLSRKHIMEGIDASLRRLGHDYVDVLVIHRHPHSVAGFPAVPIEETLEALHDVVRAGKALYLAASSMFAWQFAELQLTARMHGWTRFVAMQNHYNLLYREEEREMNPYCVRNNVALTPWSPLARGVLTGSYRGGFDRGSTTRSHGSDQARSEMLYGGQSAFQIADRVAEVARKHGASPAQVSIAWLLGKPGIAAPVVGVSRAAQLEDLVAGTSVTLAAEDIDYLEELYEPQINLLSTGSS; this is encoded by the coding sequence GTGCTGAAGCGTGTTCAACTTGGCAGCGGCCTGACCGTATCGCGCCTGTGCCTGGGCACCATGAACTTCGGGCAGCCGGGCCAGGGAAGCCAGGGCGACTGGGCGCTCGACCCGGACCAGGCCCGGGCGATCATGGGGAGCGCAATCGACAACGGCCTGTTCTACTTCGATTGTGCCGACGTCTATGGCCTCGGTACCTGCGAGACGGTGGTGGGCCGGCTCCTCAGAGACCTGCTGCAGCGCGACGAGTACGTGCTGCAGACCAAGGTTGCCATGCCGATGGGTCAGGGCGCGAACAAGGGCGGCCTGTCGCGCAAGCACATCATGGAGGGAATCGACGCGAGCCTCCGCCGGCTGGGCCACGACTACGTCGACGTGCTGGTGATCCACCGCCATCCGCACAGCGTGGCGGGATTCCCGGCGGTGCCGATCGAGGAGACGCTGGAGGCGTTGCACGACGTGGTGCGCGCCGGCAAGGCGCTCTACCTGGCCGCCTCGTCGATGTTCGCCTGGCAGTTCGCGGAGTTGCAGCTCACCGCCAGAATGCACGGCTGGACCCGGTTCGTGGCCATGCAGAACCACTACAACCTGCTCTACCGGGAAGAAGAACGCGAAATGAACCCCTACTGCGTCCGGAACAACGTCGCTCTCACCCCCTGGTCGCCGCTCGCGCGCGGCGTGCTCACCGGCTCCTACCGGGGCGGATTCGACCGAGGCTCGACCACCCGCTCCCACGGGAGCGATCAGGCGCGCAGCGAAATGCTGTACGGCGGCCAGAGCGCCTTCCAGATCGCCGACCGCGTCGCGGAGGTCGCGCGCAAGCACGGCGCATCGCCTGCCCAGGTCAGCATCGCCTGGCTGCTCGGCAAGCCGGGAATCGCCGCTCCCGTGGTCGGCGTCTCGCGGGCCGCCCAACTTGAGGACTTGGTCGCCGGAACCTCCGTCACGCTGGCCGCGGAAGACATCGACTACCTGGAGGAGCTGTACGAGCCGCAGATCAATCTCCTGTCGACCGGCTCATCGTGA
- a CDS encoding YbaK/EbsC family protein, translating to MARMKGPDRVRAALEAAGLRCTIHTLPGSTRTAVEAAAAVGCSVAEIAKTLVFRGGDRAVVAIMSGDNRLDTGKLAAALGEPVGRADADFVRAATGFAIGGVPPLGYAAPVDVFMDADLFRFAEVWAAGGSPFSVFPVAPARLRGVSGAKVVDLKVDPEEDSERC from the coding sequence ATGGCAAGAATGAAGGGGCCTGACCGCGTGCGCGCCGCGCTTGAGGCGGCCGGGCTGCGATGCACGATCCACACTCTGCCGGGCTCGACCCGCACCGCCGTAGAGGCGGCGGCGGCTGTGGGCTGCTCGGTGGCGGAGATCGCCAAGACGCTGGTGTTTCGCGGCGGTGACCGCGCCGTGGTCGCCATCATGAGCGGCGACAATCGGCTCGATACCGGCAAGCTCGCGGCGGCGCTCGGCGAACCGGTGGGGCGTGCGGATGCCGACTTCGTGCGTGCGGCCACCGGGTTTGCCATCGGCGGCGTCCCTCCCCTCGGTTACGCCGCTCCGGTCGACGTGTTCATGGATGCCGACCTGTTCCGTTTCGCGGAGGTGTGGGCCGCGGGCGGCAGCCCGTTCAGCGTGTTCCCGGTCGCGCCCGCCCGCCTGCGCGGCGTGAGCGGGGCGAAGGTGGTGGACCTCAAGGTCGATCCCGAGGAGGATAGCGAACGGTGCTGA